In the genome of Candidatus Zixiibacteriota bacterium, the window TGGGCTGGTTGACCTGCGCCATTACCTGCGGCTGGGAAGATTCTCGGCGTACGCCTCGCGACTCTTTGCCTACAGCTCCTCCGGCGTCGAGCCGCAACGAATTTACTTTGGAGGAAGCTGGTCATTCCGGGGATTCAGCCGTCGCGCTTTTTACAACCGGAACATTCTCTTCACTTCCAATGAGCTCCGCTTCCCCCTGATAGATAATCTGGTCGTCGGATTTCCTTTCGGCGGAATCGGTTTTCAGGGAATTCGCGGGGCGCTCTTTGTCGATGCCGGCTCCGCCTGGGACAACGATTTCGACCGCTTTCTCGGCTCCTTTGGCGCCGGCTTCCGCGTGGCATTAGCCAATGTCATAGTTCTCCGGTTTGATTTTTCCCGCACGACCGACTTTGAAAAAATAAGCAAATCGACTGACTTCGACTTCTTTTTCGGATGGAATTTCTAATGATGCTCCGCAACTTTCTCTTTGTCACTCTGGCTCTCTTTCTTCTTGGCGGCTGTACCAAAAAATTCAAGTACGGACGAACCGATGAGATTCCGTCCACAAATTGGAAGTATGTTCGATACAACCAACAGGGGCAGGCATCCATCCCGGCCAGTTACAATGGAGGGCTTAATCTGATATGGGAAACCGGCTCTCCGGAAAGCCCCATCGGACCACCGTCATTGGGGGCAGGGATGCTCATTCACTCCGGCTCCAAAGGAAAACTGTTTTTCTATTCCCTTGACACCCATAAGTTTATGGGGCGATTGAAGATACGTGGGGCGTCACAAGCCGGTGTGGTGACCGCTGATTCGCTGGCTTACCTGGCGGTCGGACCATCCCGCAATCACTTGGTCTGTCTTAACTTATTCAATCAAAAACCGCTCTGGAGAGTCTCTTTAAAGGATGTTACCGGACAGCCGATAATATTAGAGAATCGGCTTTATGTCGGTTCCGCAGATGGAGAATTGCGCTGTCTTGACCGGCTGACCGGAGCGGGGATATGGCAAAAAAAGATTGCCGCTCGCTCCCTGGCAGGTCCCAGCCTTAATGACAGTCTGGTCTATTTCCCCTGCGATAATGGCGAATTGCGATGCCTTAACGCACTAACCGGTGATTCTGTGTTTACAACTGACCTGAGACAACCGTTGCTTTCCAAAGCGGCTGTGGGCGACCGAGTCTATGTCTCTGGCGCCGATGGCGGCTTTTTTGCCATTGATAAAATCAACGGAAAGGTTGTCTGGAAAAGCCAGTTCGACTGGCCTATCTGGACCTCGCCGGCGGTCGATGATTATGCCGTCTATATCGCCGACAACGGCGGTATTGTGCGGGCTCTTAATAAGAGCGATGGCTCTCTGCTCTGGGAGTTCAAGACTGGCGGAGTTGTCATCGCCTCACCGATAGTGGTGGGAGATTTTATTCTACTGGCCTCCCTGGACCGCTTTGTCTATTGTCTCAATAAGCGGACCGGCATTATGAATTCGCGGCGAGAACTGAAAAGCGAAATCAGATTCCCGCTGGTAAGCGACGGCCGCGGCATCTATGCCGTTGCCCATGACGGTTCAATCTTCTGCTTTGGTGATTAGCATGGAAACAATCGGTTACTCCGAAAACGACCTGAATTTCAATCTAAACGAAATCGCCCATGAAGCGGTGCGGGAAATATATATCTCCGCCAAGAAAATCTCGGTCTATTCGGCGGCGCATCCGCTGGCGCAGAAGACGGTCGGTCGTCCCTTCTTAATTTTCGACCGGCTGGCGCGATACAAAAAATATTTCAATCTGCATATTTCCGGCGGGAGGCTTTTTGCCCTGAATATTCGTGTGCGTCCTTCCATCTTTTCCGAGCAATTGATGGACTTCATGCAAAGACTCGATATTAAAGATATTATTTTCGATTGCCGTCTGACCACCCAGGAACTGACCCTGTTTCTTGACCGGCTGGTCAAGAAAGTCTCGGGGGCCGACTATCAGAGTATCATGATAAATTTTCTGGCGAAAAACAAAATTGAGAATATCCAGGTGAATGGTGAAATCGGCGCTATTCTCTTTGAGAAAGGGCTGAAATTTCAGGGCGACCTCCCCGGCGACTATTCGCTTCGGGCCGTGGTAAGCGCCTATTTCGGCGACAGTTTCGACACGCTTGCTTCCATGCTCCTTGATGAAGAGCTTCCTGTCGAGCAGTACCTGATGAAATTCCATCACGATTTTCTCCCGGCGCTGGTGCGTCATCTGATTCCCGAAAAGGTATCCCTGATGGAGCCGGGGGAACTCTGCGGCGCGATTGCTGAGAAAGTCCTTCATCTTGGCGAAAATCCCGCCGACCCTTCTACCCTGGAAATCCCCTTTGACCGCGCCCGGGCTCTGATTTCACTTCTCAACTTCCACCCTGACCGCGAAGAGATTCTCACCGGCTTGAAAGACGAACTTACCCGGAAAGGGGTGCCGGTCGATATCTATGCCGAAATCATCCCTCTGACCGGCGCTATCAAAGTGGAATCGCAGGAAAGGATTGACCAGTACCTTGATGCCACCTTCTACGGTGAATCGTTTGACCTGAATCTGGAAGAGTTTAGCGAGCATTTTTCCCGACTGCTGCGGACCGGCCAGCAGGGGAAAGCCAAAGCGGTCGTCAAACTGCTGGTGGAGCGACTTGCCGGAGACAACCTGGACTCCCGTCAGAAAGCGCTGGAGCTGCTGACCGTCACTCTGGCTACTTTTCATAATCCCAATTATCTCTTTCTTGTTGACCATATCGCCGAACTGCTCAACGAATTCCTCGCCGGCGGTAAGGAAACCTTCGAATTCTCGGAACTTATCTGGAATCTGGTCAAAGTATATTTCTCTCAGAAACGGTACGACCGCCTTTCAACGCTCTGCTCCGCGCTGCAAAAGCGCTGCCGTCACCAGGACGGCGTTACAATCTATGACTCCCTTGCCGTCAAGAAAGCAATCATGCAGTTCAACAATCGGGAGATGATTAACCAGCTGGTCTGGGAGATTGTCGATGGCCCCCAGGCCGGTTTTGGTGATATCAAAAATATTCTGGTGACTTTCGGGTCGGAAGAAGTCGCCTTTGCCCTCTCTACGATTGTCTCCCACGAGTCGCGACAGGTGCGTCAGAATGCTCTAAAAATTCTCTCCGAGCTGGGCAAGGCATCACTCAATGTCTTCTCCCGGATTATCGAAGACAATGCCAATTTTGAGCGGGATGAGGGACGGCATGAACTGCCTGACGCCCGCTGGTACCTGGTGCGCAATTCAATCTTTGTCCTGGGGGCATTGAAAGACCAGGAAGGATGCAAGGCTCTGCGGGTGCGGATTAATGACCCCGATACCCGGGTGCGGCGCGCCATCGTGGCGGCACTGGAAAAAATCGGCGGCGAACAGGCGCTCGACCTCCTCATGGTCATGGCTAATGATTCCGACCGTGAAATCAGCGAAGCCGCAATTATCGCCATAGGCCTTATCGGCACCCCGGAAATCGTCCCGGAACTGATTGACCTCGCCAACAATCGTCATCCCGACGTGGTTCGAATTATCACTACTCTCGGCATGCTGGGCGGGGAAGAGGCACGGAAATTCCTTGCCCATCTTCTGTCAGATACGGAACTGCAATCCCAGCTGACTTCCAACCGGTCTTCCCGCGATGAACTCCGTCTGGCTATTTTGAAAGCCCTGGGCAAGATCGGTGACAAAGAGTCTCTGGAGAAAATCAGAGAATTTAACGACACCCTCTCGGCATCGCAGAAAATTTTCTTCGGCGCCTCCAAACTAAATCGCGCCGCCCAGGATATCCTGAGCAAGAAAGAGCGTTAATCGCTCCCAAAATCGCCGCTCGACATTCTTGTACTCCTATACTGCCTTAATGGCAGTGTCAATCCGGCATAAACACGCCAAAATGGCGCATTAGTGCTGCCATTATGACTCTCAAGTCAAGTCAAAATGACCCATTAAATAATTATTATGTTGTGTAACAACGCGTTACAGGTTTTGGCACGCCGCTTGTGTTAACCTCCATTGCAATGATGAAAAGAGTAAAACAACAAGATACAAATGGAGGTGTTATTATGACTCTTGTCCGTTACAACCCGAACCGTGTCCTTGCGGAGATGAGCCGCGACTGGGACAACATCGTAGATTCATTCTTCAATTTCCCGTCCGTTCGTTCCTCTAACAGCTGGGCTTTCGTCCCGCGCGTTGACATCGCCGAAGAGAAAGACCAGATGCGCGTGGTCGCCGAAATCCCGGGGATGGAGAAAGATGATATTAAGGTTTACCTGGAGAACGGTGTTCTGACCATCTCCGGTGAGCGCAAGCCGATAATGGAACGGACTGAGGATACCAACTATGTTCGTTGCGAGCTGTCCAGTGGCTCTTTCTCTCGGTCCTTCACTCTCCCCGACCATGTCGATACGGAGAAGATCATGGCTGATTATAAGAATGGTCTCCTGACCATTGTCCTGCCGAAGACCGAGCAGAGCAAGCCCAAAGAGATTAAAGTGGCTGTTAAGTAATCAGCAACGAGCATATACTTGACAAGGAAAGCGGGCGGGTTGCGACAACTCGCCCGCTTTCTTCTGAATCTGAAAGGAGAACAAATATGGGAAAAATAATCGGAATAGACCTCGGCACCACCAACTCCTGTGTGGCGGTTATCGAGGGGAAAGACCCGGTGGTTATCACCAACTCCGAAGGGAGCCGCACCACCCCGTCGGTGGTCGCCATTGACAAAAACGGCGAACGGCTGGTAGGGCAGATTGCCAAACGCCAGGCGGTCACCAATCCCCTCAACACCATCTTCTCCGTCAAGCGGTTCATGGGGCGGATGTACGATGAAGTGCGCGAGGAAGCCAAAAACTATCCCTACAAAGTGAAAGCCGGCGAGCGCGGCGATGCCGTTATTGAAATGGGCGACAAAACCTATACTCCGCCGGAAATTTCGGCAATGATTCTGACCAAGATGAAGAAAACAGCCGAAGACTATCTGGGTCAGAAGGTGACCGAAGCGGTCATCACAGTTCCCGCATATTTCAATGACCGCCAGCGCCAGGCAACCAAGGACGCCGGACGGATTGCCGGACTGGATGTCAAGCGGATTATAAACGAGCCGACCGCGGCGGCCCTGGCGTACGGCCTCGATAAGAAGAAAACCGGCAAGGTGGCAGTATATGACCTCGGCGGCGGCACTTTCGATATCTCGATTCTGGAACTCTCCGAAGGGGTCTTCGAAGTTCTCTCCACCAACGGCGACACGCACCTCGGCGGTGATGATTTCGACAAGAGGATTATCGATTGGCTCGTCTCCGAGTTCAAGAAACAGGAAGGAATCGACCTCTCCCGCGACCCAATGGCGTTGCAGAGGCTCAAAGAGGCGGCCGAGAAGGCGAAGATTGAGCTTTCTTCCACTATGGAAACGACTATTAATCTTCCCTTCATCACGGCCGACCAGAACGGACCTAAGCATCTCAATCTGAGCCTGACGCGAGCCAGATTCGAGCAGCTGGTCGATGACCTCCTGGAGCGGACCATTGAGCCGTGCCGGAAAGCAATCGCCGACGCCAAGGTAAGTATCTCCGACATCAACGAAGTGATTCTTGTCGGCGGTATGACCAGAATGCCCAGGGTCATTGAGACCGTTCGGAAACTCTTTGGGAGAGAGCCGAACAAGAGCGTCAATCCCGATGAAGTGGTGGCAGTCGGCGCCGCTATTCAGGGCGGAGTGCTTGCCGGTGATGTCAAAGATGTCCTCCTCCTTGATGTCACCCCGCTTTCACTCGGTATCGAGACGCTCGGCGGCGTCATGACCCGCCTGATTGAGCGGAACACCACCATCCCGACCCGCAAGTCGCAGATATTCTCGACGGCGGCGGACAATCAGACGGCCGTCGATATCCATGTGCTTCAGGGCGAACGGGAGATGGCGATAGACAACAAGACCATCGGCAAGTTCATTCTCGATGGCATCCCGCCGGCGCCGCGCGGCCTCCCGCAGATTGAAGTTACTTTTGATATCGACGCCAACGGCATCCTGAATGTGACGGCTAAAGATATGGCGACCGGCAAATCGCAGAACGTCCGGATTGAAGCCTCTTCCGGTCTGACTGAGGCGGAGATTCAGAAAATGGTTAATGACGCCAAAGCGCACGAAACCGAGGATAAGGAGAAACGTCGGAAAATCGACACTCGCAACCACGCCGACGCCGCCATTTTCCAGGCGGAGAAAAATCTCCGTGAATATGGCGACAAACTCGATGCCGACAGCAAGGCTAAGATTGAAGCCGGCATTAGTCGGGTGAAAGAGGCCCTCAAAACCGAAAACTTCAGCGAGATGGAGTCGTCGGTGGAAGCCCTCAACCAGCTTTGGCATAATGCCGCGGCGCAGATGTACCAGAAAACCGCATCCGGCGCCGGACCGACCTCCGGTGGCGGCAGCGATACACCAGAATCGTCTGGCGAGAAAGATAAGACGGTTGACGCTGATTTCGAAGTGGTCAATTGAGTTGATAGAGAAGGGCGGGAGCAATCCCGTCCTCCCCTAATGGCTTTTAAAATTATATCTTGATGAGGAGAATGAGAGTATAATTCAAAGGTTGAGAATTAGCCCAATTATCTCGGAAGGCAGTTGATACTGACAAAATGGCAAAAGATTATTACAACGTTTTAGGTGTCTCGGAAGAGGCATCGCAGGAAGATATCAAAAAAGCGTTCCGACGTCTTGCCAAGCAGTATCATCCTGACCGCAACAAAGGGGACAAGAACGCTGAAAACAGATTCAAGGAGATTTCGGAAGCGTACGATATTCTGGGCGATGCCGAAAAGAGAAAACAGTATGATATGATGCGCCGCTACGGCGCTTATGACCCCCGCTACGCCCAGCAGGGAGGCGGCTTTGACCCCTCCCAATTCCAGCAGACTTTCCGCTTCGAAGACCTGGGCGGGTTCGGCTCTTTTGCCGATATTTTTAGTTCGATTTTTGGCGATGAAGATATTTTCAGCGCGCATCGTCCCGGGCGACAAGCCCGCTCCCGAAAAGGGAACGACCTGGCGCTGACCCTGAAAATCTCCTTCGAGGAATCTATTTCCGGCGCGCAGAAAACCATCGCACTGAATAAACCGGAGCCTTGTCCTGTCTGCGGCGGAAGCGGCGCCGAACCGGGAACCGAACAGGTTGTCTGCCCTCTATGCAATGGACGCGGGATGGTCAGCTCGGCGCAGGGAGGATTTTCCGTCTCCCGCCCCTGCCCCAAATGCCTCGGAAAAGGGGTCCTGCCGGGGAAACCATGCCACAATTGTGGCGGCGCCGGTCAAATCAAAACAAGAAAAAGAATTAAAGTGAATATTCCTCCCGGAGTTGAGCCGGGAGGGAAAATCCGCCTCAAGGGAATGGGGAATCCCGGAACCAATGGCGGGCAGAATGGAGATTTATTAATAACCGTGGACGTGGAAAAGAATCAGCAGTTCGAACGGAAAGGGAATGATATCTATACCAGAATTACCGTCTCATACCCCCAGGCGGTGCTCGGCGCCAAAGTGCCGGTCAAGACTCTGACGCGAAACATAAACTTGACCATTCCGCCCGGCACCAGTCACGGCACCATGCTTCGCCTCAAAGGGCAAGGGTTGGCGGTAAATGGGGCGCACGGCGACCAGCTGGTGGAAATCCAGATTGCCGTGCCGA includes:
- the dnaJ gene encoding molecular chaperone DnaJ, whose product is MAKDYYNVLGVSEEASQEDIKKAFRRLAKQYHPDRNKGDKNAENRFKEISEAYDILGDAEKRKQYDMMRRYGAYDPRYAQQGGGFDPSQFQQTFRFEDLGGFGSFADIFSSIFGDEDIFSAHRPGRQARSRKGNDLALTLKISFEESISGAQKTIALNKPEPCPVCGGSGAEPGTEQVVCPLCNGRGMVSSAQGGFSVSRPCPKCLGKGVLPGKPCHNCGGAGQIKTRKRIKVNIPPGVEPGGKIRLKGMGNPGTNGGQNGDLLITVDVEKNQQFERKGNDIYTRITVSYPQAVLGAKVPVKTLTRNINLTIPPGTSHGTMLRLKGQGLAVNGAHGDQLVEIQIAVPKDITPRQRELLEELAKTM
- the dnaK gene encoding molecular chaperone DnaK, giving the protein MGKIIGIDLGTTNSCVAVIEGKDPVVITNSEGSRTTPSVVAIDKNGERLVGQIAKRQAVTNPLNTIFSVKRFMGRMYDEVREEAKNYPYKVKAGERGDAVIEMGDKTYTPPEISAMILTKMKKTAEDYLGQKVTEAVITVPAYFNDRQRQATKDAGRIAGLDVKRIINEPTAAALAYGLDKKKTGKVAVYDLGGGTFDISILELSEGVFEVLSTNGDTHLGGDDFDKRIIDWLVSEFKKQEGIDLSRDPMALQRLKEAAEKAKIELSSTMETTINLPFITADQNGPKHLNLSLTRARFEQLVDDLLERTIEPCRKAIADAKVSISDINEVILVGGMTRMPRVIETVRKLFGREPNKSVNPDEVVAVGAAIQGGVLAGDVKDVLLLDVTPLSLGIETLGGVMTRLIERNTTIPTRKSQIFSTAADNQTAVDIHVLQGEREMAIDNKTIGKFILDGIPPAPRGLPQIEVTFDIDANGILNVTAKDMATGKSQNVRIEASSGLTEAEIQKMVNDAKAHETEDKEKRRKIDTRNHADAAIFQAEKNLREYGDKLDADSKAKIEAGISRVKEALKTENFSEMESSVEALNQLWHNAAAQMYQKTASGAGPTSGGGSDTPESSGEKDKTVDADFEVVN
- a CDS encoding PQQ-binding-like beta-propeller repeat protein, which translates into the protein MMLRNFLFVTLALFLLGGCTKKFKYGRTDEIPSTNWKYVRYNQQGQASIPASYNGGLNLIWETGSPESPIGPPSLGAGMLIHSGSKGKLFFYSLDTHKFMGRLKIRGASQAGVVTADSLAYLAVGPSRNHLVCLNLFNQKPLWRVSLKDVTGQPIILENRLYVGSADGELRCLDRLTGAGIWQKKIAARSLAGPSLNDSLVYFPCDNGELRCLNALTGDSVFTTDLRQPLLSKAAVGDRVYVSGADGGFFAIDKINGKVVWKSQFDWPIWTSPAVDDYAVYIADNGGIVRALNKSDGSLLWEFKTGGVVIASPIVVGDFILLASLDRFVYCLNKRTGIMNSRRELKSEIRFPLVSDGRGIYAVAHDGSIFCFGD
- a CDS encoding Hsp20/alpha crystallin family protein; this translates as MTLVRYNPNRVLAEMSRDWDNIVDSFFNFPSVRSSNSWAFVPRVDIAEEKDQMRVVAEIPGMEKDDIKVYLENGVLTISGERKPIMERTEDTNYVRCELSSGSFSRSFTLPDHVDTEKIMADYKNGLLTIVLPKTEQSKPKEIKVAVK
- a CDS encoding HEAT repeat domain-containing protein, whose amino-acid sequence is METIGYSENDLNFNLNEIAHEAVREIYISAKKISVYSAAHPLAQKTVGRPFLIFDRLARYKKYFNLHISGGRLFALNIRVRPSIFSEQLMDFMQRLDIKDIIFDCRLTTQELTLFLDRLVKKVSGADYQSIMINFLAKNKIENIQVNGEIGAILFEKGLKFQGDLPGDYSLRAVVSAYFGDSFDTLASMLLDEELPVEQYLMKFHHDFLPALVRHLIPEKVSLMEPGELCGAIAEKVLHLGENPADPSTLEIPFDRARALISLLNFHPDREEILTGLKDELTRKGVPVDIYAEIIPLTGAIKVESQERIDQYLDATFYGESFDLNLEEFSEHFSRLLRTGQQGKAKAVVKLLVERLAGDNLDSRQKALELLTVTLATFHNPNYLFLVDHIAELLNEFLAGGKETFEFSELIWNLVKVYFSQKRYDRLSTLCSALQKRCRHQDGVTIYDSLAVKKAIMQFNNREMINQLVWEIVDGPQAGFGDIKNILVTFGSEEVAFALSTIVSHESRQVRQNALKILSELGKASLNVFSRIIEDNANFERDEGRHELPDARWYLVRNSIFVLGALKDQEGCKALRVRINDPDTRVRRAIVAALEKIGGEQALDLLMVMANDSDREISEAAIIAIGLIGTPEIVPELIDLANNRHPDVVRIITTLGMLGGEEARKFLAHLLSDTELQSQLTSNRSSRDELRLAILKALGKIGDKESLEKIREFNDTLSASQKIFFGASKLNRAAQDILSKKER